From the Caldalkalibacillus uzonensis genome, one window contains:
- a CDS encoding glyceraldehyde-3-phosphate dehydrogenase, with translation MTTKIGINGFGRIGRMVFRKAIMDPEIDVVAINATYPAETLAHLIKYDSVQGFFNVDIKIEEKALIVAGQRVQLLASRNPLELPWGELGVDVVIEATGKFRDREGAAKHFASGARKVVLTAPGKDEDVTIVMGVNEQVYRPEEHHFISNASCTTNCLAPIAKVVDQHFGIEQGLMTTVHSYTNDQRNLDNPHKDLRRARACAQSIIPTTTGAAKAVGKVLPHLAGKLNGLALRVPTPNVSIVDLVVDVRETVSVEKVNQALKEASEGELRGIIQFTEEPLVSIDFVGNEHSAIVDGLSTMVMGNKQLKVLAWYDNEWGYSCRVVDLVKHVGQTLGVQPDYSAAVL, from the coding sequence ATGACAACTAAAATAGGCATTAATGGCTTTGGACGCATCGGACGCATGGTGTTTAGAAAAGCCATTATGGACCCCGAAATTGACGTTGTGGCAATCAATGCCACCTATCCTGCCGAAACACTGGCTCACTTAATTAAATATGATTCAGTCCAAGGATTTTTTAATGTTGACATAAAGATTGAAGAGAAAGCTCTGATCGTGGCTGGCCAACGTGTCCAGCTCTTGGCTTCCCGTAATCCGCTGGAATTACCCTGGGGTGAACTGGGGGTTGATGTCGTTATTGAAGCCACTGGAAAATTTAGAGACCGGGAAGGAGCAGCAAAGCATTTTGCCAGCGGAGCCCGAAAAGTGGTCTTGACTGCTCCTGGGAAAGACGAAGATGTGACCATTGTCATGGGCGTTAATGAACAGGTTTATCGGCCTGAAGAGCATCATTTTATCTCCAATGCTTCATGTACGACGAACTGCCTGGCTCCTATTGCCAAAGTGGTCGACCAGCATTTTGGCATTGAGCAGGGGCTGATGACCACTGTTCACTCTTATACTAATGACCAGCGCAATCTGGATAACCCACATAAAGATCTGCGCCGGGCCCGGGCTTGTGCCCAGTCCATTATCCCGACTACAACAGGTGCCGCCAAAGCAGTAGGTAAAGTGCTTCCCCATCTGGCTGGCAAGTTAAATGGTCTGGCTCTGCGTGTGCCAACGCCTAATGTTTCTATTGTAGACCTGGTGGTTGACGTGCGGGAAACTGTCAGTGTGGAGAAGGTGAACCAGGCTTTGAAAGAGGCCAGTGAAGGGGAGTTACGGGGCATTATCCAGTTTACGGAAGAACCGCTGGTATCCATTGATTTTGTCGGCAATGAGCATTCAGCCATCGTTGACGGTCTGTCAACGATGGTGATGGGCAACAAACAATTAAAAGTGTTGGCCTGGTATGATAATGAATGGGGTTATTCTTGCCGCGTGGTTGATCTTGTCAAACATGTGGGGCAGACGTTGGGGGTTCAACCGGACTATTCTGCTGCCGTACTGTAG
- a CDS encoding lytic transglycosylase domain-containing protein, with protein sequence MKVGIVIRFTKKQWLCAFLLFLVFLTLNSHTFWKLMYPIQYEEDVQEAAEHFNVDPFLILAVMKIESGFKQERASKKGAEGLMQLMPETAEWINEKSGLNKAPHAYRHDPRDNILLGTWYLSYLLDKYQGDYVKTLVAYNAGQGNVDRWLAEGVWDGREYTIDQVPFGETRHYVKRALFYYDRYKKIYEEHF encoded by the coding sequence ATGAAGGTGGGGATTGTCATACGTTTTACAAAAAAGCAATGGCTGTGTGCCTTTTTGCTGTTTCTTGTTTTCCTCACCCTCAACAGCCATACCTTTTGGAAGCTGATGTATCCCATTCAGTATGAAGAGGATGTGCAGGAAGCAGCCGAACACTTCAATGTGGACCCGTTTCTGATTTTGGCTGTCATGAAAATCGAGAGCGGCTTTAAGCAGGAGCGGGCCTCTAAAAAAGGGGCCGAAGGCTTGATGCAGCTCATGCCCGAAACCGCTGAGTGGATTAATGAAAAAAGCGGTTTAAATAAAGCCCCTCATGCTTACCGTCATGATCCCCGGGACAATATCCTGCTGGGGACGTGGTACCTATCTTATCTGTTGGACAAGTATCAGGGGGACTATGTCAAAACACTGGTCGCTTATAATGCCGGACAAGGCAATGTGGACCGCTGGCTGGCAGAAGGGGTGTGGGACGGGCGGGAATATACCATTGATCAAGTGCCTTTCGGGGAAACACGGCATTATGTCAAACGCGCCTTGTTTTACTATGACCGCTATAAAAAGATTTATGAGGAACACTTTTAA